One Sciurus carolinensis chromosome Y, mSciCar1.2, whole genome shotgun sequence DNA window includes the following coding sequences:
- the LOC124973036 gene encoding testis-specific Y-encoded protein 9-like, which yields MEVVEVVTEEDVEEEQKEKQEEDHQAQPRPGPTSPRLPLEELQALQLALEPVNSQAARAYARLKQKLKQRRKPQLDCRRSIIQGIPGFWAKTFVNHPQLSSMISDQDEDMLSYMIDLEVEERKHPSHCCKIMLFFGNNPYFRNEVITKEYLININGYRVFNSTVVQWYQEYKREACSRRHHNSSPNFFNWFTDHNFTGSDRITESLPRSSVRTCGLLP from the exons atggaggtggtggaggtagttactgaagaggatgtggaggaggagcagaaggag aagcaggaagaggatCATCAAGCTCAGCCAAGGCCTGGACCTACCAGCCCCAGGCTGCCTCTGGAAGAACTGCAGGCTCTGCAGTTGGCTCTGGAACCAGTGAATAGCCAGGCTGCCAGGGCCTATGCCCGTCTGAAGCAGAAGCTGAAGCAGCGTCGCAAACCTCAACTGGATTGCAGAAGGAGCATCATCCAGGGCATTCCTGGCTTCTGGGCCAAAACC TTTGTGAACCACCCCCAGCTCTCCTCAATGATCAGTGACCAAGATGAAGACATGCTTAGCTACATGATTGACTTGGAG GTAGAAGAACGCAAGCATCCCAGTCATTGCTGCAAGATCATGTTATTCTTTGGGAACAACCCTTACTTTCGGAATGAAGTGATCACTAAGGAATATCTTATCAATATCAATG GATACAGAGTATTTAATTccactgtagttcagtggtatcaGGAATATAAACGTGAAGCCTGCAGCCGCAGGCACCACAACAGCAGCCCTAACTTCTTCAACTGGTTTACTGATCACAATTTCACAGGCTCAGACAGGATAACTGAG TCCCTTCCCAGATCATCAGTAAGGACTTGTGGCTTACTCCCCTGA